The following coding sequences lie in one Metopolophium dirhodum isolate CAU chromosome 5, ASM1992520v1, whole genome shotgun sequence genomic window:
- the LOC132944407 gene encoding tRNA endonuclease ANKZF1-like has product MSTILPIASKTVLIGRPDYQSLLDGVQLINLGLTRKEDSEFELKNLEIEKNYLLGLHCTTCQIAFELSEEHRAHYKSDWHRYNLKQKIRNRQTIDEPKFLALENKANDSSSSCESDDEINAYNSHFSIDSKLFFENNSGNAFSVYRCLLTNKKDIPSEEIVVDSLKSFSSKPIWLIVMLGGGRFSAAIFKGEEAIVHKTFHSYTVRAKQGGSQSTQDRSKGGCKSAGASLRRYNEASQLKHIQEILSSWLHHIKLCDLIFYRAIGPNNRNILFGGSNPLIDKNDSRLCQIPFGTKKATFAEVQKVCNQLSTVLVYDSKEIINNSIKNYILKLFKKRKNTKSKTKKILKKPIKDIQNSNEKVSENIQLFSTSDSSENDNENETIEFPQSKILCENNDSVVTNNSKNKKRKKRKKKPKDTIVKCAEVEEVKKLLLKTIEEKNSEALSKYLLLEDTHSSITKEYLEKSLNETIDESNNTLLHLASTYCLHDHIYLLLQHGSNPINKNKDAKTPYELAPDKSTRKVFRKFMAVFPDKYDYDKSRLPGPLTEELQEELKERKKAKQKRAKERKVVEEIKKEEELEKQKFLQLSDREKCAIAAEKRFMAVQGTFKLLRCFYCGKNIEEKYPFEYMDYKFCSVQCVKNHRQKNIVI; this is encoded by the exons atgtcaacGATTTTGCCCATCGCTAGTAAAACGGTCTTGATCGGCCGTCCCGATTACCAATCGCTCTTGGACGGAGTGCAACTCATTAATTTGGGATTGACGAGAAAAGAAGACTCGGAGTTcgagttaaaaa ATTTggaaatcgaaaaaaactatttgttgGGCCTGCACTGTACTACGTGTCAAATAGCGTTTGAACTATCTGAAGAACATAGAGCACATTATAAATCAGACTGGCATCGGTACAATTTAAAGCAAAAAATACGTAACAGACAAACAATCGACGAGCCAAAGTTTCTTGCTCTAGAaa ataaagCTAATGACAGCTCATCCAGTTGTGAAAGTGATGATGAGATCAATGCTTACAATTCACATTTTTCAattgattcaaaattatttttcgagAATAATTCTGGCAATGCTTTTTCTGTTTACAGATGTTTATTgactaataaaaaa GATATTCCAAGCGAAGAAATAGTGGTTGATTCACTGAAGTCTTTCAGCTCTAAACCTATATGGCTTATTGTTATGTTAGGAGGTGGTCGCTTTTCAGCTGCTATATTTAAAG gagAAGAAGCAATTGTTCATAAAACTTTTCATTCGTATACGGTACGAGCAAAACAAGGTGGTTCTCAAAGTACGCAAGATCGATCAAAAGGTGGATGTAAAAGTGCTGGTGCAAGTTTACGTAGATATAATGAAGCATCCCAATTAAAA catattcaagaaatattatcatcatgGCTACACCATATAAAATTATGTGACCTTATATTTTATCGGGCAATTGGTCCAAATAATCGAAATATTCTATTTGGTGGTTCAAATCCATTAATCGATAAAAATGACAGTAGACTATGCCAAATACCATTTGGAACCAAAAAGGCAACTTTTGCAGAAGTTCAAAAAGTTTGTAACCAACTATCAACTGTTTTAGTTTATG AttcaaaagaaataattaataattctattaaaaattatatattaaagttatttaagaaaagaaaaaatacaaaatctaaaacaaaaaaaattttaaagaaaccTATTAAagatattcaaaattcaaatgaaaaagtttcagaaaatattcaactattttCAACGTCAG aTTCCAGTGAAAATGATAATGAAAATGAAACTATAGAATTTCcacaaagtaaaatattatgcgaGAATAATGACAGTGTAGttacaaataattcaaaaaataagaaACGCAAGAAGAGGAAAAAGAAACCCAAAGACACAATTGTTAAATGTGCTGAAGTTGAAGaagtaaaaaaacttttattgaaaacaattgaagaaaaaaattctgAAGCTTTAAGTAAATACCTTTTATTGGAAGATACGCACAGTTCTATTACTAaagaatatttagaaaaaagttTAAACGAAACTATTGATGAATCAAATAACACTTTACTTCATTTAGCCTCTACTTACTGTCTGCACGATCATATTTA tttacttTTACAACATGGATCAAatccaattaataaaaataaagacgcCAAAACACCATACGAATTAGCACCTGATAAGTCAACTAGAAAAGTGTTTAGAAAATTTATGGCGGTTTTTCCTGATAAATATGATTatgataaa TCGCGGTTACCAGGACCATTAACAGAAGAGTTACAAGAAGAattaaaagaaagaaaaaaagctAAACAAAAACGAGCCAAAGAAAGAAAAGTAGTCgaggaaataaaaaaagaagaagaactTGAAAAGCAGAAGTTTCTTCAATTATCAGATCGAGAAAAA tgtgCGATAGCAGCAGAAAAACGATTTATGGCAGTTCAAGGGACATTTAAATTGTTGCGATGTTTCTATTGTGGCAAAAATATAGAAGAAAAGTATCCTTTTGAATACATGGATTATAAATTTTGCAGTGTGCAATGTGTCAAAAATcatagacaaaaaaatattgtaatctaa
- the LOC132944408 gene encoding zinc finger protein ZFP2-like: protein MEPIRKTINDCGINSKYNDIIQSSKVLSIRLVRCDDQVFNGIVKQENIVDQVFNEIIKEEMIEKTDHHNDSQLFQIRTKTEGKVNTIETKIKTEIEFTDIYEFEETVLNESKSSEFITCMNSDLTSNCLWENPLANNCDKMLTVPKFTVHPRTHYRDKLYKCDKQISGASNLTKHTRTKTGEKPYKCDICDRAFSQKASLTVHARTHTGEKPYKCDICSKRFSVASNVTVHARTHTGESPYKCDICNQSFSQKTSLTVHARTHTGEKPYKCDICSKRFSVASNVTVHARTHTGESPYKCDICNQSFSQKTNLKRHIMTHIGEKPYKCDICSKRFSAASKLTVHARTHTGESPYKCDICNQSFSQKTSLTVHARTHTGEKPYKCDICSKRFSVASNVTVHARTHTGESPYKCDICNQSFSQKTSLTVHARTHTGEKPYKCDICSKRFSVASNVTVHARTHTGESPYKCDICNQSFSQKTNLKRHIMTHIGEKPYKCDICSKRFSAASKLTVHARTHTGEKPYKCDICSKRFSTASNITVHARTHTGEKPYKCDICDQAFSQKANVKRHATTHTAEKPYKCNICNQAFTQRGNLKTHTTKHMRNLF, encoded by the exons ATGGAACCaataagaaaaactattaatGATTGTGGGATAAATTCCAA gtacaatgatataatacagaGTTCTAAAGTGTTGTCAATCCGACTTGTTAGATGTGATGATCAAGTATTTAATGGCATTGTTAAACAAGAAAATATTGTTGATCaagtatttaatgaaattattaaagaGGAGATGATTGAAAAAACAGACCATCATAATGATagtcaattatttcaaataag aactaAAACTGAAGGAAAAGTAAACACAATTGAGaccaaaataaaaactgaaatagaaTTTACTGACATTTATGAATTTGAAGAAACAGTTTTAAACGAAAGCAAATCTTCAGAGTTCATTACTTGTATGAATTCGGACTTGACATCTAACTGCCTATGGGAAAATCCATTGGCTAATAACTGTGATAAAATGTTAACGGTTCCCAAATTTACTGTACATCCAAGGACACATTACCGAGACAAGCTGTATAAATGTGATAAACAGATTTCTGGTGCATCAAATTTAACAAAGCATACAAGGACAAAAACTGGAgaaaagccgtataaatgtgatATCTGTGATCGAGCTTTTTCTCAGAAAGCAAGTTTAACTGTGCATGCAAGGACACATACCGGAGAAAAACCGTATAaatgtgatatttgtagtaAGAGGTTTTCTGTAGCATCAAATGTAACTGTGCATGCAAGGACACATACCGGAGAAAGCCCGTATAAATGTGATATTTGTAACCAATCTTTTTCTCAGAAAACAAGTTTAACTGTGCATGCAAGGACACATACCGGAGAAAAACCGTATAaatgtgatatttgtagtaAGAGGTTTTCTGTAGCATCAAATGTAACTGTGCATGCAAGGACACATACCGGAGAAAGCCCGTATAAATGTGATATTTGTAACCAATCTTTTTCtcagaaaacaaatttaaaaaggcATATTATGACACATATCGGAGAAAAACCGTATAaatgtgatatttgtagtaaaaGGTTTTCGGCAGCATCAAAGTTAACTGTGCATGCAAGGACACATACCGGAGAAAGCCCGTATAAATGTGATATTTGTAACCAATCTTTTTCTCAGAAAACAAGTTTAACTGTGCATGCAAGGACACATACCGGAGAAAAACCGTATAaatgtgatatttgtagtaAGAGGTTTTCTGTAGCATCAAATGTAACTGTGCATGCAAGGACACATACCGGAGAAAGCCCGTATAAATGTGATATTTGTAACCAATCTTTTTCTCAGAAAACAAGTTTAACTGTGCATGCAAGGACACATACCGGAGAAAAACCGTATAaatgtgatatttgtagtaAGAGGTTTTCTGTAGCATCAAATGTAACTGTGCATGCAAGGACACATACCGGAGAAAGCCCGTATAAATGTGATATTTGTAACCAATCTTTTTCtcagaaaacaaatttaaaaaggcATATTATGACACATATCGGAGAAAAACCGTATAaatgtgatatttgtagtaaaaGGTTTTCGGCAGCATCAAAGTTAACTGTGCATGCAAGGACACATACCGGAGAAAAACCGTATAaatgtgatatttgtagtaAGAGGTTTTCAACAGCATCAAATATAACTGTGCATGCAAGGACACATACAGGAGAAAAACCCTATAAATGTGATATCTGTGATCAAGCTTTTTCTCAGAAAGCAAACGTAAAAAGGCATGCAACGACACATACCGCAgaaaagccgtataaatgtAATATCTGTAATCAAGCTTTTACTCAGAGAGGGAATTTAAAAACCCATACTACGAAACATATGAGAAACCTCTTCTAA
- the LOC132944409 gene encoding uncharacterized protein LOC132944409 isoform X1, protein MEHFLLVLKNFIKSMLSELKLKTISIDFEQSMIQAIELVFVDVNIQCCYYHLSQSIWRKVQNIGLATKYKENENVHQIVGMLKGLALLPLKYVKKGMSVLYDLSNDLNDPNIDELLLYFDRTYYVNGTYKRLLQNQMVCHYGGLHRYFHLNYGMYIMLQR, encoded by the exons ATGGAACATTTTTTACTTGTCCTAaagaattttatcaa AAGTATGTTGTCTgagttgaaattaaaaactataagtatTGACTTTGAACAATCCATGATTCAAGCTATTGAATTAGTATTTGTTGACGTTAATATTCAATGTTGTTATTATCATCTTTCTCAAAGTATTTGGCGTAAAGTTCAAAACATAGGATTAGCTACAAAATAtaaggaaaatgaaaatgttcatCAAATAGTTGGCATGTTGAAAGGTTTAGCTTTATTGCCTCTGAAATATGTTAAGaaag GTATGTCTGTGCTGTATGATTTATCAAATGACCTCAATGATCCAAATATTGATGAACTATTGTTGTACTTTGATAGAACATATTATGTCAATGGAACTTACAAGAGACTACTACAAAATCAAATGGTTTGTCATTATGGCGGTCTTCACCGATATTTCCACCTTAATTATGGAATGTACATAATGCTACAAAGATAA
- the LOC132944409 gene encoding uncharacterized protein LOC132944409 isoform X2 gives MEHFLLVLKNFIKSMLSELKLKTISIDFEQSMIQAIELVFVDVNIQCCYYHLSQSIWRKVQNIGLATKYKENENVHQIVGMLKGLALLPLKYVKKEHIMSMELTRDYYKIKWFVIMAVFTDISTLIMECT, from the exons ATGGAACATTTTTTACTTGTCCTAaagaattttatcaa AAGTATGTTGTCTgagttgaaattaaaaactataagtatTGACTTTGAACAATCCATGATTCAAGCTATTGAATTAGTATTTGTTGACGTTAATATTCAATGTTGTTATTATCATCTTTCTCAAAGTATTTGGCGTAAAGTTCAAAACATAGGATTAGCTACAAAATAtaaggaaaatgaaaatgttcatCAAATAGTTGGCATGTTGAAAGGTTTAGCTTTATTGCCTCTGAAATATGTTAAGaaag AACATATTATGTCAATGGAACTTACAAGAGACTACTACAAAATCAAATGGTTTGTCATTATGGCGGTCTTCACCGATATTTCCACCTTAATTATGGAATGTACATAA